Proteins co-encoded in one Phycodurus eques isolate BA_2022a chromosome 14, UOR_Pequ_1.1, whole genome shotgun sequence genomic window:
- the LOC133412423 gene encoding glycoprotein endo-alpha-1,2-mannosidase-like isoform X2 — translation MARFRRKSCVALLALVLLVLIVTVALKSIAPEDMPFTDGKEPSLQRKADVEGTTVRLERPGISEAALSGEDGKLAAALSKFPPPNYFLHAFYYIWYGNPSFDSKYIHWDHPQLPHWDPKVAERYPQDRHSPPNDIGANFYPALGAYSSRDPAVMEAHMQQLRTAAIGVVAVSWYPPRTKDDNGEPVDDIVPLLLDVAQRYNIKVAFHIEPYKGRDEVNMYANIKYIIDNYGEHPAFFRYRTDTESGSIRDTPYDAIFLALLVEERQQREVVSAGFDGVYTYFATNGFTYGATLRNWHAVRAFCDDNGLLFVPSVGPGYVDTSVRPWNFQNTRNRINAKYYEASLSAALEAKPDLVSVTSFNEWHEGTQIEMAVPKSGPTLYLDYLPNKPAIYLEITRKWAAIFDSERRRRRE, via the exons ATGGCCCGGTTCCGCCGTAAATCCTGCGTGGCCTTGCTGGCTCTGGTCCTGCTCGTGCTCATCGTCACCGTAGCGCTTAAGTCAATCGCCCCAGAGGACATGCCGTTCACCGACGGGAAGGAGCCCTCCCTCCAACGGAAGGCCGACGTGGAGGGGACCACTGTCCGACTTGAGCGGCCCGGGATTAGCGAAGCCGCCCTGTCGGGCGAGGACGGCAAATTAGCGGCCGCGCTGAGCAAGTTCCCCCCGCCAAACTACTTCCTGCACGCCTTTTACTACATCTGGTATGGCAATCCAAGCTTTGACAGCAAGTACATCCACTGGGACCACCCGCAGCTGCCCCACTGGGACCCCAAGGTGGCTGAGAGGTATCCACAAGACAGGCACAGCCCACCTAATGACATCGGGGCCAACTTCTACCCGGCGCTTGGGGCTTACAGCTCCAGGGACCCGGCTGTCATGGAGGCGCACATGCAGCAGCTGCGTACAGCTGCCATTG GTGTCGTCGCTGTTTCCTGGTACCCGCCTCGCACCAAGGATGACAACGGCGAGCCGGTCGACGACATCGTGCCTCTGTTACTGGATGTGGCACAGCGCTACAACATTAAG GTTGCGTTCCACATTGAGCCCTACAAAGGAAGAGATGAAGTCAACATGTACGCCAACATCAAATACATCATTGACAA TTACGGCGAGCACCCGGCCTTCTTCCGGTACCGCACCGACACGG AGAGCGGCAGCATCCGTGACACGCCCTACGACGCCATCTTCTTGGCTCTGCTGGTAGAGGAGCGGCAGCAGCGCGAGGTGGTGAGCGCCGGATTTGACGGCGTCTACACCTACTTCGCCACAAACGGCTTCACCTACGGCGCCACGTTGCGCAACTGGCACGCAGTCCGGGCCTTCTGCGATGACAACGGCCTTCTCTTCGTCCCCAGCGTGGGGCCGGGCTACGTGGACACTAGCGTGCGCCCGTGGAACTTCCAGAACACTAGGAACCGCATCAACGCCAAGTACTACGAGGCCTCGCTGAGCGCCGCGCTAGAGGCCAAGCCCGACTTGGTTTCTGTCACATCCTTCAACGAGTGGCACGAGGGCACGCAGATCGAGATGGCCGTGCCCAAAAGCGGCCCGACGCTCTATCTGGACTATTTGCCCAACAAGCCTGCCATCTACTTGGAAATTACGCGCAAGTGGGCCGCAATATTCGATAGCGAGCGCAGGAGACGGCGGGAATAA
- the LOC133412423 gene encoding glycoprotein endo-alpha-1,2-mannosidase-like isoform X1 codes for MARFRRKSCVALLALVLLVLIVTVALKSIAPEDMPFTDGKEPSLQRKADVEGTTVRLERPGISEAALSGEDGKLAAALSKFPPPNYFLHAFYYIWYGNPSFDSKYIHWDHPQLPHWDPKVAERYPQDRHSPPNDIGANFYPALGAYSSRDPAVMEAHMQQLRTAAIGVVAVSWYPPRTKDDNGEPVDDIVPLLLDVAQRYNIKVAFHIEPYKGRDEVNMYANIKYIIDNYGEHPAFFRYRTDTGKHLPLFYVYDSYLLNTEQWARLLRHTESGSIRDTPYDAIFLALLVEERQQREVVSAGFDGVYTYFATNGFTYGATLRNWHAVRAFCDDNGLLFVPSVGPGYVDTSVRPWNFQNTRNRINAKYYEASLSAALEAKPDLVSVTSFNEWHEGTQIEMAVPKSGPTLYLDYLPNKPAIYLEITRKWAAIFDSERRRRRE; via the exons ATGGCCCGGTTCCGCCGTAAATCCTGCGTGGCCTTGCTGGCTCTGGTCCTGCTCGTGCTCATCGTCACCGTAGCGCTTAAGTCAATCGCCCCAGAGGACATGCCGTTCACCGACGGGAAGGAGCCCTCCCTCCAACGGAAGGCCGACGTGGAGGGGACCACTGTCCGACTTGAGCGGCCCGGGATTAGCGAAGCCGCCCTGTCGGGCGAGGACGGCAAATTAGCGGCCGCGCTGAGCAAGTTCCCCCCGCCAAACTACTTCCTGCACGCCTTTTACTACATCTGGTATGGCAATCCAAGCTTTGACAGCAAGTACATCCACTGGGACCACCCGCAGCTGCCCCACTGGGACCCCAAGGTGGCTGAGAGGTATCCACAAGACAGGCACAGCCCACCTAATGACATCGGGGCCAACTTCTACCCGGCGCTTGGGGCTTACAGCTCCAGGGACCCGGCTGTCATGGAGGCGCACATGCAGCAGCTGCGTACAGCTGCCATTG GTGTCGTCGCTGTTTCCTGGTACCCGCCTCGCACCAAGGATGACAACGGCGAGCCGGTCGACGACATCGTGCCTCTGTTACTGGATGTGGCACAGCGCTACAACATTAAG GTTGCGTTCCACATTGAGCCCTACAAAGGAAGAGATGAAGTCAACATGTACGCCAACATCAAATACATCATTGACAA TTACGGCGAGCACCCGGCCTTCTTCCGGTACCGCACCGACACGGGTAAGCACCTCCCCCTCTTCTACGTGTACGATTCGTACCTGCTGAACACGGAGCAGTGGGCCCGGCTGCTGCGGCACACAGAGAGCGGCAGCATCCGTGACACGCCCTACGACGCCATCTTCTTGGCTCTGCTGGTAGAGGAGCGGCAGCAGCGCGAGGTGGTGAGCGCCGGATTTGACGGCGTCTACACCTACTTCGCCACAAACGGCTTCACCTACGGCGCCACGTTGCGCAACTGGCACGCAGTCCGGGCCTTCTGCGATGACAACGGCCTTCTCTTCGTCCCCAGCGTGGGGCCGGGCTACGTGGACACTAGCGTGCGCCCGTGGAACTTCCAGAACACTAGGAACCGCATCAACGCCAAGTACTACGAGGCCTCGCTGAGCGCCGCGCTAGAGGCCAAGCCCGACTTGGTTTCTGTCACATCCTTCAACGAGTGGCACGAGGGCACGCAGATCGAGATGGCCGTGCCCAAAAGCGGCCCGACGCTCTATCTGGACTATTTGCCCAACAAGCCTGCCATCTACTTGGAAATTACGCGCAAGTGGGCCGCAATATTCGATAGCGAGCGCAGGAGACGGCGGGAATAA